The genomic stretch ATTTCCAGCACCACCGCGGGCAGCGCCAGCGCCAGGCCGATCCAGAACCGCCGCGTCATGTCGGCGAGTTCGGCATTGGGCGGCGCGTCGAGCGACACCACATCCGGCTCCAGCGCCATGCCGCAGATCGGGCAGGTGCCCGGGCCGACCTGACGGATTTGCGGATCCATCGGGCAGGTATAGATCGTGCCTTCCGGCACGTCGTCCTTCGGCTTGGGCTGCGACTTGTCGAGATAGGATTTCGGATCGGCGGCGAATTTGCTTTGGCAGCCGGCGCGGCAGAAATGATAGGTCTGGCCTTCGAATTCGAAGCGATGCTCGCTGGTCGCCGGATCGACGCTCATGCCGCAGACCGGATCGATCGCCTTGGCGGCCGGGTCGCCGTGGTGATGGTCCGCATGATCATGCGTGCCGCTGCAGCATGATGATTTGGCCGGAAGCTCGCTCAGCTGGTGCAGCTCGGGTGCGGATTTGGCTTCGTTGAGATAGGCGGCGGGATCGGCGGCGAATTTGGTCCGGCAGCCGGCGCAGCAGAAATGATAGGTCTGACCGCCATGCTCGAAGTGATGCTTGCTGGTCGCCGGGTCCACGCTCATGCCGCAGACCGGATCGATCGCCTTGCCCGCCTGCGCCGGAGTGACGCCATGCTTGGTTTCGCCATGGCCGCCGCCACAACAGGATGCCTTGTCCTGGACGATATCCGCGCCGGAGGAACAGCCGCAGCCTGCGGTAGCGCGAGAACCCGTTTGGTTTTCGGAATCCGTCATGACATCACCCGCCTCTTGAAACCCATACCGTGTAGGGGTATATAAACCGCATGCAGAATGACATCAAGGCGTCGTGTCAAAAACGTCTCGGCCGGATTGAAGGGCAGGTACGCGGGATCTCCAAGATGATGGAGGAGGGCCGCTATTGCATCGACATCGTCACGCAGATCTCGGCGGTGCGCGCCGCGCTGCGTCGGGTCGAGGAAGAGGTGCTGAAGGACCACGTCTCGCATTGCGTCGAGCACGCGATCTCAAGCGGCAACAAGGCCGATCAGCGCCAGAAGATCGCCGAGCTGATGGACGTGATCGGGCGCTCCAACCGCTAGGCTGGCGTTGCCGCCATCGGCGGCGTTGATCCCGCTCAATCGCGGCGCGCTGCGATCTCGCCGCGATACGTCCTACACCAACTGCGGATCGTCGGTATGATCGAGTTCGGTCAGCTTCGTGGTCGATTTGCCGCGGCAGGACCACGAGATCAGGGCTTCGTCGCCGGTGATCGACAGGATGATGCCGGTGACGCTGCCATGGGCCGTCACCTCGTCGCCGACCGAAAACGTCTCGTCGGCAAGAGCGGCTTCCAGCGCGGCGCGGAAGCAAATGTCCTCGCCGCCGCCACTGGCGCGAAACGCTGCCGTGGCCTTGGCGACCATCTCGTCTGTCACTCTCAATTTGTTGGTCATGGTCCACCTCAATGGATCGGGTTCATGGCAGCCTCAGCGCGATTACTAACGACGTTCTATCGCCGATAGCGCCTGAAGAAACTGTGGTAAAAAGGTCGCAGACTTCCGAAACGACAGTCGATTGAAAGCTACTTATTACCGTCAGTAGAGGTATCGCATTCCGCTCTGGATGCCGGGTTGACCTGCATCAAAAAAACCGATGCGGCATCGAAGCCGACGCCACACGCGCCCGACGCTAAGCGGCCCGGCGCTACGCGCGATCGTCGCGCGCGGCGCGGATCGATCCTACACGGCGATCGAGTGCCGCACCGAGGAATTGCGCAGATAGGTGTCGAACACCGAGGCCACCACGCGCGACAGCCGCGCGCCGTCGGCGGTCAGCGTCACTTGCCCGCCGTTGCGAACCAGCAGGCCATCGCGTTGCAGCTCGTCGAGCGCATCCTGTTCGGGCGCGTACCAGTCGTCCGAATCGCCATGGGCCCGTCCGGCGGCGACAAGGTCGACCTTGCCGTCGCACATCAGCCGTTCGATCACATGGGCGCGCAGATCGTCCTGGCCGTTCATGGCGTGGCCGCGGGCGATCGGCAGTTTGCCGGCGGTGACCGCGCGCGACCAGGCGCCGGTCTCGCTGATGTTCTGGACATAGCCCAACGGCGTGCGACCGATCGATGTCGAACCGATCCCGATCAGGGTCCGGGCGGCGTCGCTGGTGTAGCCCTGGAAATTGCGATGCAGCCGGCCGGTGGTCGCGGCGATCGCCAACGAGTCGCCGGGCAAGGCGAAGTGATCAAGCCCGAGCCGCACATAGCCGCCTTTGACCAGGGCCTCGGCAGCCGCGTCGGCCTGTTCGGCGCGCTGCTCCGGCTTCGGCAGCGACTCATCCGGAATCATCCGCTGGTTCTTGGCGACCCAGGGCACATGGGCATAGCCGAACAGCGCGACGCGGTCCGGCCGCATCTCGACGCATTGTTCGACGGTGCGGCGCAGATCTTGCGCGGTCTGGTAGGGCAGCCCGTAGATCAGGTCGAAATTGACCCGCGTGACGCCGACCGCGCGAAACCGCTTGAGCGCGTGCGCCACCATGTCGGGCGGCTGAATCCGGTTGATCGCGGCCTGCACCTTCGGATCGAATTCCTGTACGCCGAAGCTGGCGCGGGTGAAGCCGAGCTGGCCGATCTTGTCGACCATCTCGTCGGACAGCGTGCGCGGATCGCTCTCGATCGCCAGTTCGGCGCCGGGAATGAAGCGAAACCGTTCGCCGAGCAGCGCCATCACCGCGCCGAGATCGTCGGGCTCGAGCACCGTCGGGGTGCCGCCGCCGAAATGCAGATGACCGACCGGCATCCGCGCCGGCATCGCGTCGGCGATCAGGTCGATCTCGGCGATCAGCTTTTCGACATAGTCGGCGACCGGCGAATATTTCGAGGCCAGCTTCATGTTGCAGCCGCAGTACCAGCACATCTGCTTGCAGAACGGGACATGCAGATACAGCGAGATCGGCTCGTCGGCGTCGAGCTGCGCCAGCCAGCCGCGATAGACCGATTCGGACAGGTCGGGCTTGAAGTGCGGCGCGGTCGGGTAGCTGGTGTAGCGCGGCACCGAGCTCTTGGCATATTTGTCGAGGACTGACGACATCGCTTGGTCCTTCAAAACGCCCGCGGATCAATGCGCGGACAGAGTTTCTGAGCTGCCGGCCGCGCTGCGCGCGCGGCGACTGGCGTAGATATTGGCGGCGTCCGGAATCGACCTCCAGTCCGCCACGAAGCGGCAGCAATCGTCGCCACGCGCTCCGCAACTTGTTTCGACCACCCGGGTATTCGGCGACACCAGCACCTGGAACAGCCTTTGAAACACGGCGGCGTGCCAGACGCAAACCAACGAGTCCGAATGTTCCCCGGCGCACAGCGGATTGGCGGCGATCTCGAAGGTGACCGATTTGCCGATCAGGCCGGAAAACCGCCCCGAACCGGCAAAAGTCCAGGCATGGGCGCGGATCGCCGCCACCAGCATTCGCGCGGCGAGCGGCGCCGGCAGCAGCTTCAAGACGAATTGGGCGGGTTTGGGAATCCGAAACGCCAAGATGTAATCGGCGGTGCGTCGGCCGGCGTCGGCCAGGATCTCGACGGATTGCTGCGGCGACAGCATTTTGCGCAGGGTTTGATGCAGCAAGGCCACCGGCCGTTCATCGACCATGGCGGTCGGGGGATCGCTCAGCCAGTCGGCGATCCCCGCTTCGGCGAAAATCGCCGCGGCGGCCGGCTGCAAGCCGGCCGCATCCAGGGCATTGATGAGCTGGGTGACGGCGTTGGGTCCGATCTTGGCCGTAGCCGCCGCGGACCCAATCGCCTGCACCCCGCCGGCATCAATGGTGGGTGTGGGAGCCTGCTTCATTTGCCGTATCCGCCAACCGCTTGCTCACCGGTTCCAACTTGTCCTTGACGTTTTCGCAATTGGTTCCGATCGACATCTGTTCGGAGCCACCGCCACAGGCCGAGACCATCGCCATCTGCGAGGCCGCCGATTTGCGCGAGCGGTCGGCATTGGCTTCCCAGCCGGCCATCTGCGCGTCGGCGATGGTGCGGGTCTTGTCGAAGTGGAAGTCGACCTTCTTCTTCGACTGCGGCCCCCAATAGCCGACCCGGCCAAGGTCGTAGAATTTGCGCTCGAAGCCGGATTTCAGGAACGCCTTGAGACATCCGAGCAGATAGCGCCGGCGCCGCCCGGTCCCCGACCAGGGATAGGAGAAGAACGCTTTGTACATGTAGAAGCGGCGATAATTGTTCATCACCCGATCGAGCAATTCGCCGCGCTCCATCGCGGCCGGCTTGATGATCGGGGTGACGAAATTGTACTTGTCGAAGTCGAACACCTCGACCTTGTCGGAGAGTTCCTTGAACAGCGGCGTGAACGGCCACGGCGTATACATCGACCAATTGGCGAGATCCGGCTTCCAGTCCATCGCCATCCGGTAGGTTTCTTCCAGCGTCTCGGGGGTCTCGCTGTCGAGGCCGACGATGAATTGCGCCTCGCAGACGATGCCCGCCTCGCGCAGCAGCCGGATCGCCTTCTTGTTGTCGGCGATCTTGGTTTCCTTGTTGAACAGGTCGAGCTTGAGCTGCGCCGCCGCCTCGGTGCCGAGCGAAACGTGCATCAGGCCGGCTTCGTTGTAGAATTTCAGCAATTGCTCGTCGCGCAGAATGTCGGTGACCCGGGTGTTGATGCCCCACTGCACTTTCTTGTTGAGGCCGCGGGCGATCAGTTCCTCGCAGAACTGGATGAATTTCTTGCGGTTGATGGTGGGTTCTTCGTCGGCCAGGATGAAGAAACCGACCTGGTAGTTTTCGACCAGATCCTGGATCTCGTCGACCACCTTCTTCGGATCACGGACCCGGTAGTCACGCCAGAATTTCCACTGCGAGCAGAACGAACAGGTGAACGGGCAGCCGCGCGCCATATTAGGAATCGCGACCCGGGTGTTCATCGGGATGTATTTGTACATATCCCATTTCAGGATGCTCCAGTCCGGGCTGATCCCGTCGAGATCCTTGACCGTCGCGGCGGCCTGGGTGGCGACGATCTGGCCGCCGTCGGCGGCGGTCTCGGTGAAGGCGAGGCCCTTGATGTCGTGGCGCTTGGCGGGCCATTGGCCCTGCTCGATGGCGCGGAACAGTTCGACGACGATCTCTTCGCCTTCGCCGCGCACGATCACGTCGACCCAGGGCGCTTCGGTCAGCACCTGCTGATACATGAAGGTCGCGTGCACGCCGCCGAGCACGGTGACGACAGCGGGATTGACCTGCTTGGCGAGTTCAAGCGTGCGTTCGGCCTTGTAGATCGATGGCGTGATCGAGGTGGTCCCGACCACGTCCGGTTTCAGCTCGGCGAGGATCCCGGTGAGTTTTTCTTCCGACAGATCTTCGGTCATCGCATCGATGAAATGCAGATCGGTGAACCCGGCGCCCTTCAGCGCGCCCGCCAGATAGGCGGCCCAGGCCGGCGGCCAATTGCCCGCGATTTCGGCGCCACCAGAATGATAATTTGGATGTATGAGAACAATGCGCACTGACTTTCTCCCACCATTGTCAAGAAACGATGACATATTGAGCGTCAATCAATCTTGACGTGGATCAAACCATTGGTGCAGCGGTAGTCGGGCTGCCACGACATGGTCGCGCCCATTGGGGGCAGCGGCACCAGCAAACAAGCGGCGTCGCTGCACGCGCGGGCGTGGGTGACCGTTCAAGCGGTGCAGTTCAAGTTTCCGTGTTGAGCTTGGCGTCGCAGAATTTCTCGTCCTGCCGAATCCCGTCAAGCGCGGCCACGTTCAGGCAATATCGCTGATAGGACGGCACCAGCGTTCCGGCGGCGATGTCGTCGTCGCATTCGCGCTTGTGCTGGCACATCGCGCAGGCGCGGCGCAGATCGTTGAGCAGCATCGGCTCTTGTTCGGCGAGGGCGCGGATGCTGATCCGTAACGCCTCGAGCAGGCAAGGCAGTTCCTTGGCGTTGCTGCCTTTGGTCGCCAGGGCGCGCAGCTCTGCCGGCGACAAGCCGAGGTCCTTGACCATGTTGGCCATCGCTCGGCCGAAGGCTTCGAGTTCACGGGGGCTGGCTGCGATTTCCTCCCATTCCCGGACGACGTCATCGAC from Rhodopseudomonas sp. BAL398 encodes the following:
- a CDS encoding metal-sensitive transcriptional regulator yields the protein MQNDIKASCQKRLGRIEGQVRGISKMMEEGRYCIDIVTQISAVRAALRRVEEEVLKDHVSHCVEHAISSGNKADQRQKIAELMDVIGRSNR
- the bchJ gene encoding bacteriochlorophyll 4-vinyl reductase, translated to MKQAPTPTIDAGGVQAIGSAAATAKIGPNAVTQLINALDAAGLQPAAAAIFAEAGIADWLSDPPTAMVDERPVALLHQTLRKMLSPQQSVEILADAGRRTADYILAFRIPKPAQFVLKLLPAPLAARMLVAAIRAHAWTFAGSGRFSGLIGKSVTFEIAANPLCAGEHSDSLVCVWHAAVFQRLFQVLVSPNTRVVETSCGARGDDCCRFVADWRSIPDAANIYASRRARSAAGSSETLSAH
- the bchE gene encoding magnesium-protoporphyrin IX monomethyl ester anaerobic oxidative cyclase — its product is MRIVLIHPNYHSGGAEIAGNWPPAWAAYLAGALKGAGFTDLHFIDAMTEDLSEEKLTGILAELKPDVVGTTSITPSIYKAERTLELAKQVNPAVVTVLGGVHATFMYQQVLTEAPWVDVIVRGEGEEIVVELFRAIEQGQWPAKRHDIKGLAFTETAADGGQIVATQAAATVKDLDGISPDWSILKWDMYKYIPMNTRVAIPNMARGCPFTCSFCSQWKFWRDYRVRDPKKVVDEIQDLVENYQVGFFILADEEPTINRKKFIQFCEELIARGLNKKVQWGINTRVTDILRDEQLLKFYNEAGLMHVSLGTEAAAQLKLDLFNKETKIADNKKAIRLLREAGIVCEAQFIVGLDSETPETLEETYRMAMDWKPDLANWSMYTPWPFTPLFKELSDKVEVFDFDKYNFVTPIIKPAAMERGELLDRVMNNYRRFYMYKAFFSYPWSGTGRRRRYLLGCLKAFLKSGFERKFYDLGRVGYWGPQSKKKVDFHFDKTRTIADAQMAGWEANADRSRKSAASQMAMVSACGGGSEQMSIGTNCENVKDKLEPVSKRLADTANEAGSHTHH
- the hemN gene encoding oxygen-independent coproporphyrinogen III oxidase, with translation MSSVLDKYAKSSVPRYTSYPTAPHFKPDLSESVYRGWLAQLDADEPISLYLHVPFCKQMCWYCGCNMKLASKYSPVADYVEKLIAEIDLIADAMPARMPVGHLHFGGGTPTVLEPDDLGAVMALLGERFRFIPGAELAIESDPRTLSDEMVDKIGQLGFTRASFGVQEFDPKVQAAINRIQPPDMVAHALKRFRAVGVTRVNFDLIYGLPYQTAQDLRRTVEQCVEMRPDRVALFGYAHVPWVAKNQRMIPDESLPKPEQRAEQADAAAEALVKGGYVRLGLDHFALPGDSLAIAATTGRLHRNFQGYTSDAARTLIGIGSTSIGRTPLGYVQNISETGAWSRAVTAGKLPIARGHAMNGQDDLRAHVIERLMCDGKVDLVAAGRAHGDSDDWYAPEQDALDELQRDGLLVRNGGQVTLTADGARLSRVVASVFDTYLRNSSVRHSIAV